The proteins below are encoded in one region of Metabacillus dongyingensis:
- a CDS encoding stage V sporulation protein D, translated as MRVSNVTVRKRLTMVLLFGFLIFLIIDIRLGYVQFFIGDKLTALAKDSWSRNIPFEPERGEILDRNGVKLATNMSAPSVLVVPRQVENPADTAEKLASVLNMSKERAYELITKKQSIQRINPEGRKISHEKAKELRALGLKGVYIAEDSKRHYPFGSYLSHVLGFAGIDNQGLLGLESYYDEQLKGTKGYVKFYSDAKGKRMPEEADEYTAPIDGLNLKLTIDSKVQTIVERELDNAQAAYNPDGMIAIAMNPKNGEILAMSSRPDFDPADFRNVDPLIYNRNLPVWSSYEPGSTFKIITLAAALEENKVNLQKEHFHDGGSVEVGGARLKCWKRGGHGSQTFLEVVQNSCNPGFVELGQRLGTNTLFKYIQNFGFGQKTGIDLQGEGRGILFNVKNVGPVEQATTAFGQGVSVTPIQQVAAVSAAVNGGTLYTPFIAKEWIDPITGDVVSQTAPEAKRRVISEETSKQIRYALESVVAQGTGRNAFVDGYRVGGKTGTAQKVKDGVYLKNNYIVSFIGFAPADDPEIVVYVAVDNPKGTVQFGGTVAAPIVGNIMEDSLRELGVKPRKDQIEKEYTWLDTKLVSVPNVVGLTTTELREQMVNLKLDIAGSGDTVVQQSPAAGVKLKEGSTLRLYLGKSDNKTEDE; from the coding sequence ATGCGCGTTTCAAATGTGACTGTCAGAAAGCGTCTGACAATGGTGCTGCTGTTTGGATTTTTGATTTTTCTTATTATCGATATCCGTCTTGGATACGTTCAGTTTTTCATAGGGGATAAATTAACTGCTCTTGCTAAGGATTCATGGAGCAGAAACATTCCTTTTGAGCCTGAACGGGGCGAGATTCTTGACCGCAACGGCGTCAAGCTTGCAACGAATATGAGTGCCCCGTCGGTCCTTGTTGTGCCGAGGCAGGTGGAAAACCCGGCAGATACGGCTGAAAAGCTTGCTTCTGTTTTAAATATGTCAAAAGAGCGCGCTTATGAACTTATTACAAAGAAGCAGTCAATTCAGCGCATCAATCCTGAAGGAAGAAAGATTTCTCATGAAAAAGCAAAAGAGCTTCGCGCCCTAGGGCTTAAAGGAGTATACATAGCGGAAGATTCTAAGCGGCATTATCCGTTTGGAAGTTATCTCTCACATGTGCTTGGTTTTGCGGGAATCGATAATCAGGGACTGCTTGGGCTTGAATCCTACTACGATGAACAGCTGAAAGGCACAAAAGGATATGTGAAATTCTACTCCGATGCAAAAGGGAAAAGAATGCCAGAAGAAGCGGATGAATATACAGCTCCAATAGACGGTTTAAATCTTAAATTAACCATTGATTCAAAAGTTCAAACCATTGTAGAACGGGAGCTGGATAACGCTCAGGCAGCCTACAACCCGGACGGAATGATTGCCATTGCCATGAATCCCAAAAACGGAGAAATTCTTGCCATGTCAAGCAGACCTGATTTTGATCCGGCTGATTTCAGAAATGTTGATCCTCTGATCTACAATCGGAATCTTCCTGTATGGAGCTCTTACGAACCAGGATCAACCTTTAAGATTATTACATTGGCTGCCGCCCTTGAAGAGAACAAAGTAAATCTGCAAAAAGAACACTTTCATGACGGCGGATCTGTGGAGGTTGGCGGAGCAAGACTTAAATGCTGGAAAAGAGGCGGCCATGGCAGCCAGACATTTCTTGAAGTTGTTCAAAACTCCTGTAACCCGGGATTTGTAGAATTAGGGCAAAGGCTCGGCACAAATACGCTGTTTAAATATATTCAGAACTTTGGTTTCGGCCAAAAAACAGGGATCGATCTGCAGGGAGAAGGAAGAGGGATTCTCTTCAATGTTAAAAATGTAGGTCCTGTTGAGCAGGCGACAACAGCATTTGGTCAAGGTGTTTCTGTAACACCGATTCAGCAGGTAGCAGCTGTTTCAGCGGCGGTTAACGGCGGAACGCTCTATACTCCTTTTATTGCAAAGGAATGGATTGACCCAATCACTGGTGACGTTGTCAGTCAGACGGCTCCTGAAGCTAAGCGCCGTGTGATTTCAGAAGAAACATCAAAACAGATAAGGTATGCTTTAGAAAGTGTAGTGGCACAAGGAACAGGAAGAAATGCGTTTGTTGACGGCTACCGTGTCGGCGGCAAAACAGGAACTGCCCAAAAAGTAAAAGATGGAGTTTACTTAAAGAATAACTATATTGTGTCGTTTATTGGCTTTGCTCCAGCTGATGATCCTGAAATTGTTGTTTATGTTGCAGTTGATAATCCCAAAGGCACGGTTCAGTTCGGGGGAACGGTAGCTGCGCCAATTGTAGGGAACATCATGGAAGATAGTTTAAGAGAGCTTGGTGTGAAACCGAGAAAAGATCAAATCGAAAAAGAATATACATGGCTAGACACAAAACTTGTAAGTGTCCCGAATGTTGTAGGGCTGACTACAACGGAATTGAGAGAGCAGATGGTAAACCTTAAGCTTGATATTGCCGGTTCCGGCGACACAGTTGTTCAGCAGTCACCAGCAGCCGGAGTGAAACTGAAGGAAGGATCAACCCTCCGACTGTATTTAGGAAAAAGCGACAATAAAACAGAAGACGAGTAA
- the bshC gene encoding bacillithiol biosynthesis cysteine-adding enzyme BshC, with the protein MEITELSLRHTNRLVEDLVHARLNTVDYFDYQITNDDVYEKRMNDLKNRTFAREELSDYLLSYHQKHFPENHTVTNNIKRLKQPDSLVIVGGQQAGLLTGPLYTIHKIISILVLSKQQEEKLSVPVIPIFWVAGEDHDFAEINHLLVSQNQVIKKKAIKHTQSEKVPVFYKELDQTECWNWICSIFETYGETDYTNTLMESLKQTLSTSKTYTQFFEKLTYEMFSGYGLVIMNSSDPDLRKMESVFFQQFIRKNEEISEALLAQQEFMRSVGYQPIIETEVTSANLFYHHENNERSLLHRAKDKTYSVEENLTFTEEEMRHFAEQTPERLSNNVVTRPLMQECILPTLAFIAGPGELAYWAELKRVFQVLDFEMPPVVPRLNITLLERSIETDMQDVEIEIEDVFTRGVEQARKEWVSKKEPSQMSPKIEETKKQFEQIHRELRESALSFDKSLEPFLMKNAYFIQAQLDLLESHIDKKIQQKHRVEMDKFSRIGKSLKPNDGFQERTWNIYYYLNKYGPNFLDEIVQLRYSFNNHHKIVKI; encoded by the coding sequence ATGGAGATTACTGAACTCTCCCTTCGCCACACGAACCGCCTTGTGGAAGATTTGGTTCATGCAAGGCTAAATACGGTGGACTACTTTGATTATCAGATTACAAATGATGATGTCTATGAAAAGAGAATGAACGATTTAAAAAATAGAACGTTTGCGCGGGAAGAATTATCTGATTATCTTTTATCCTATCATCAGAAACACTTTCCTGAAAATCACACAGTGACCAATAACATTAAACGGCTAAAACAGCCTGACAGCCTTGTTATAGTGGGCGGACAGCAGGCAGGTTTACTGACAGGCCCACTCTATACAATACATAAGATTATTTCCATTCTCGTGCTTTCAAAGCAGCAGGAAGAAAAGCTTTCTGTTCCTGTTATCCCGATTTTCTGGGTTGCAGGCGAGGACCATGATTTTGCTGAAATTAATCATTTGTTAGTATCGCAAAATCAAGTCATAAAAAAGAAAGCGATCAAGCATACGCAATCTGAGAAAGTTCCTGTTTTTTATAAAGAGCTGGATCAGACAGAATGCTGGAATTGGATTTGCTCTATTTTTGAAACGTACGGTGAAACAGATTATACAAACACGCTGATGGAAAGCCTCAAACAAACATTAAGTACATCAAAAACCTATACTCAATTTTTTGAAAAGCTGACATATGAAATGTTTTCTGGGTACGGACTTGTCATCATGAACTCCTCTGACCCTGACTTAAGGAAGATGGAATCTGTATTTTTTCAGCAGTTTATCAGAAAAAATGAAGAAATCTCAGAGGCGCTTCTTGCACAGCAGGAGTTTATGAGATCAGTTGGCTATCAGCCGATCATTGAAACAGAAGTGACAAGTGCAAATCTTTTTTATCATCATGAAAATAATGAACGTTCTTTGCTTCATCGTGCAAAAGATAAAACATATTCAGTAGAAGAAAATTTAACTTTTACTGAAGAGGAGATGAGGCACTTTGCCGAACAAACTCCTGAAAGGCTGAGCAACAATGTTGTAACAAGGCCGCTAATGCAGGAGTGTATTCTGCCGACTCTGGCGTTTATTGCCGGTCCTGGGGAGCTTGCTTATTGGGCGGAATTGAAAAGAGTCTTTCAGGTTTTAGATTTTGAAATGCCTCCTGTCGTACCTAGACTGAATATCACATTATTGGAAAGATCCATTGAAACAGATATGCAGGATGTAGAGATCGAGATTGAAGATGTCTTTACAAGAGGTGTGGAACAAGCACGGAAAGAGTGGGTATCAAAAAAAGAACCTTCTCAAATGTCGCCTAAAATTGAGGAGACAAAAAAGCAATTCGAACAGATTCACCGTGAACTGCGGGAGTCAGCTCTCTCATTTGACAAAAGTTTAGAGCCATTTTTAATGAAAAATGCGTATTTTATTCAGGCTCAGCTGGATTTATTGGAATCTCACATCGACAAGAAGATTCAACAAAAACATCGGGTGGAAATGGATAAATTCTCAAGAATCGGGAAATCTCTCAAGCCAAATGACGGTTTTCAGGAGAGAACGTGGAATATTTACTACTATCTGAATAAATATGGTCCAAATTTTTTAGACGAAATCGTGCAGCTTCGCTATTCTTTTAACAATCATCATAAAATTGTCAAAATATAA
- a CDS encoding 2-dehydropantoate 2-reductase, translating into MKIGIIGSGAVGLLSAAYLSKNHEVTLYTRRKEQAELINAGGISLVKGNQESISLHLRAEDKPAYTEPLLIVTVKQYQLEDILNALKKSPPKTVLFLQNGMSHIPLLQTLSAHRVFVGIVEHGALKLSDNTVKHTGFGCIKVSPLFPGERLNELPVLKMQMDHFPFEYIGDWKYMMSQKLLVNACINPLTALLRVPNGELASNPMFNKMAESVFHEAMKVLSLEKGQEEWEHVMAICRNTAQNRSSMLKDIEEGRMTEIDGIIGYLINQAKTEKLEVPVLHFLYQAIRGMEG; encoded by the coding sequence ATGAAGATTGGAATTATCGGTTCAGGAGCAGTAGGCTTACTAAGTGCCGCATATTTAAGCAAGAACCATGAAGTAACGCTTTATACAAGGCGCAAAGAGCAGGCAGAGCTTATCAATGCTGGAGGAATAAGTTTAGTCAAAGGCAATCAAGAGAGCATATCTTTACATCTTAGAGCTGAAGATAAACCAGCTTATACAGAACCGCTTTTAATTGTAACAGTCAAACAATATCAGCTGGAGGACATTTTGAATGCCTTGAAAAAAAGTCCGCCTAAAACGGTTCTTTTTCTGCAAAATGGCATGTCTCATATCCCTTTGCTTCAAACCCTTTCAGCACATCGGGTATTTGTGGGCATTGTGGAGCATGGTGCATTAAAACTGAGTGACAACACCGTTAAGCATACAGGGTTCGGATGCATTAAGGTCAGCCCGTTGTTTCCGGGTGAAAGATTAAATGAGCTGCCTGTCCTGAAGATGCAAATGGATCATTTTCCATTTGAATATATAGGAGACTGGAAGTATATGATGTCGCAGAAACTGCTTGTGAATGCTTGCATTAATCCCCTGACTGCTTTATTGCGGGTTCCTAATGGCGAGCTTGCCTCAAATCCCATGTTTAACAAAATGGCAGAGAGTGTATTTCATGAGGCAATGAAAGTATTGTCTCTTGAGAAAGGACAAGAAGAATGGGAGCATGTTATGGCCATATGCAGGAACACGGCTCAAAATCGTTCATCTATGCTAAAAGACATAGAAGAAGGCAGAATGACAGAAATTGATGGAATCATTGGCTACTTAATCAATCAGGCAAAAACAGAGAAGCTTGAAGTTCCTGTTCTTCATTTCTTATATCAAGCCATTAGGGGAATGGAAGGATGA
- a CDS encoding UDP-N-acetylmuramoyl-L-alanyl-D-glutamate--2,6-diaminopimelate ligase, which translates to MKLQTLLSQLQNMKMNVNENPEILSIEMDSREVKEGSLFICISGYTVDGHDYAEQAVSRGAAAVLSEKPLSLPVPVIVVNNTKRAMALLADTFYGQPTHKLHLIGVTGTNGKTSTTHLIEKILQNSSQTTGLIGTMYIKIGDEQLSVKNTTPESLTLQKTFGMMVDKGVNHAIMEVSSHALHMGRVHGCDYDVAVFTNLSQDHLDYHQTMDSYRAAKGLLFSQLGNKFDQNKPKTAVLNGDDPASAEFMNMTAAHILTYGIDTECDVMAKNIAMSPSGTSFDLVTSHGSEKVNMKLIGKFSIYNALAAAAASLASNVPLSVIASTLGDIEGVRGRFEVVDGGQDFSVIVDYAHTPDSLENVLSTVKQFVLGKTFVVVGCGGDRDRTKRKIMAQIAVKYADEPIFTSDNPRSEDPIAILNEMEDGVRGEYYHSIENREKAIYFAVANASPGDVILIAGKGHETYQQIGTQIFDFDDREVALKAIKERIR; encoded by the coding sequence ATGAAATTACAGACACTGCTTTCGCAGCTGCAAAATATGAAAATGAACGTGAATGAAAATCCAGAAATTCTCTCGATTGAAATGGACTCAAGAGAAGTGAAGGAAGGAAGTTTATTTATTTGCATCAGCGGGTACACAGTTGATGGCCACGATTATGCTGAACAGGCTGTCAGCAGAGGGGCTGCTGCTGTATTATCTGAAAAGCCTCTGTCACTTCCAGTACCTGTTATTGTTGTTAATAATACAAAGAGAGCAATGGCGCTTCTCGCAGACACATTTTACGGGCAGCCTACACATAAGCTTCACTTAATAGGCGTTACAGGCACAAACGGCAAAACTTCAACAACGCATTTAATTGAGAAGATCCTTCAGAATTCCAGCCAAACTACTGGGTTAATCGGAACGATGTACATAAAAATCGGAGATGAACAATTAAGCGTTAAAAACACTACACCAGAGAGTCTGACTCTTCAAAAAACCTTTGGAATGATGGTTGATAAAGGAGTCAATCATGCAATTATGGAAGTTTCCTCCCATGCGTTGCATATGGGGCGAGTTCATGGGTGTGATTATGATGTAGCCGTCTTTACAAATTTGTCACAGGATCATCTGGATTACCACCAGACAATGGATTCATATCGGGCTGCTAAAGGACTTCTATTTTCACAGCTTGGAAATAAATTCGATCAAAACAAGCCAAAAACAGCTGTCTTGAACGGAGATGATCCTGCTTCTGCCGAGTTTATGAATATGACGGCAGCACATATATTGACGTATGGGATTGATACAGAGTGTGATGTGATGGCGAAAAATATTGCGATGTCTCCAAGCGGAACATCTTTTGATCTTGTCACTTCCCATGGGAGTGAGAAGGTGAATATGAAGCTCATCGGCAAATTCAGCATCTACAATGCGCTTGCTGCAGCAGCTGCAAGCCTTGCTTCTAATGTGCCGCTATCAGTAATAGCTTCTACTCTTGGGGACATTGAAGGTGTTCGCGGCCGCTTTGAAGTTGTCGACGGAGGACAGGATTTTTCCGTAATCGTTGATTATGCCCATACTCCGGACAGTCTGGAAAATGTTCTTTCAACGGTCAAGCAATTTGTTCTTGGAAAGACATTTGTCGTTGTCGGCTGCGGCGGGGACCGTGACCGGACAAAACGGAAAATCATGGCGCAGATTGCAGTGAAGTATGCAGATGAACCGATCTTTACATCCGACAATCCGAGAAGTGAAGATCCGATCGCCATATTAAATGAGATGGAAGATGGGGTTAGAGGCGAATATTATCATTCCATTGAAAATAGAGAGAAGGCCATCTATTTTGCCGTTGCTAATGCATCGCCAGGCGACGTCATCTTAATCGCAGGAAAAGGCCATGAAACCTATCAGCAGATCGGAACACAGATTTTCGATTTCGATGATCGTGAGGTAGCATTGAAAGCCATTAAAGAACGGATTAGATAA
- the rsmH gene encoding 16S rRNA (cytosine(1402)-N(4))-methyltransferase RsmH, producing the protein MFQHKTVLLHETVDGLNIKEDGVYVDCTLGGAGHSSYLLSKLSKDGHLFAFDQDDAALTHAKELLADYAGQVTFIKSNFRYLKEELEELGVTEVDGILFDLGVSSPQLDTPERGFSYHHDAPLDMRMDQHASISAFDVVNHWTYEELVKIFFRYGEEKFSKQVARKIEAAREKQPIQTTGELVELIKDAIPAPARRKGGHPAKRIFQAIRIAVNDELKVFEEAIGQAVDLIKPGGRVSVITFHSLEDRICKTAFKQAAALPELPPNLPVIPDEFKPKVKLITRKPIVPSDEELEENNRARSAKLRILEKL; encoded by the coding sequence ATGTTTCAACATAAAACAGTATTATTGCATGAAACGGTAGACGGATTAAACATTAAAGAAGACGGTGTATATGTAGACTGCACTTTAGGGGGAGCAGGGCACAGCTCTTATCTGCTGTCCAAGCTGTCTAAAGATGGCCACCTCTTCGCTTTTGATCAGGATGATGCAGCCCTCACGCATGCAAAAGAACTGCTTGCAGACTATGCGGGACAGGTTACATTTATAAAAAGCAATTTCAGATATTTGAAAGAAGAACTGGAAGAATTAGGTGTTACTGAGGTTGACGGCATTTTGTTTGACCTTGGCGTATCATCGCCGCAATTAGATACACCTGAGAGAGGCTTCAGCTATCATCACGATGCACCTCTTGATATGAGAATGGATCAGCATGCCAGCATATCCGCTTTTGATGTAGTGAATCACTGGACATATGAAGAACTGGTCAAAATTTTCTTCCGTTACGGAGAAGAAAAATTCTCAAAGCAGGTAGCGAGAAAAATAGAAGCAGCTAGAGAAAAACAGCCGATCCAAACTACAGGAGAGCTCGTGGAATTAATTAAAGATGCGATTCCTGCTCCAGCAAGAAGAAAAGGCGGGCACCCAGCCAAACGGATTTTTCAGGCGATCCGAATTGCGGTAAATGATGAACTGAAAGTATTTGAAGAAGCAATTGGACAAGCTGTCGATCTAATCAAACCCGGCGGAAGAGTCAGCGTCATAACGTTCCATTCATTAGAGGACAGAATCTGCAAGACAGCTTTTAAGCAAGCCGCTGCATTACCTGAACTGCCTCCAAACTTGCCGGTTATACCGGATGAATTTAAACCGAAAGTGAAACTGATCACAAGAAAACCGATCGTGCCATCAGACGAAGAGCTAGAAGAAAACAATCGCGCAAGATCAGCTAAACTTAGAATCCTAGAAAAACTATAA
- the ftsL gene encoding cell division protein FtsL, protein MSNLAVKLQQQRQEQHKQMPEQQQTVVITRRPTITVGEKVLIVAFLSVLLFAAVQIVSNSVTVYQSNIEIQKIEAKIQDQQRINSDLTVQVKELSTYERIWAKAKELGLTLNHNNVKVVNE, encoded by the coding sequence ATGAGTAATTTAGCAGTGAAATTACAGCAGCAGAGGCAAGAGCAGCATAAACAAATGCCCGAGCAGCAGCAAACGGTCGTTATTACAAGAAGACCAACCATAACAGTAGGGGAAAAAGTGCTTATCGTCGCTTTTTTATCTGTCCTCTTATTTGCAGCCGTCCAAATCGTATCGAACAGCGTAACCGTTTATCAGTCGAATATTGAGATTCAGAAGATTGAGGCGAAAATACAGGATCAGCAAAGAATTAATTCTGACTTAACTGTTCAAGTAAAAGAATTAAGCACATACGAACGCATCTGGGCAAAAGCTAAAGAGCTTGGATTAACACTTAACCATAATAACGTGAAAGTTGTTAATGAATAA
- a CDS encoding penicillin-binding protein, with translation MTQPKNINMNRGAAILTLIFALLFFVLIIRFLYLQTTGEVNGEILAARAQEQYERKRGIEANRGSILDRRGEVIAQDTSTYTLVAVLDDSMTTSPKKPKHVIEPEETAEKLAPLLDMEESEVSDILSKDAFQVEFGSAGRNISHSLKVKIEKMNLPGIGFIRDTHRYYPNGTFASHIIGYAQRDEESNKTVGMFGIEKSLDKYLQEKDGYKVYEGDKQGFKLPNGEEKIVAPDNGDKVYLTLDQKVQTFLEDAMNEAAEEYEPEKIIGIVADPKTGKILAMGQRPSFDPNVRDINNYYNDAVAYPFEPGSTMKIFTLAAAIEEGVFNRNELYQSGAYNVEGGRIRDHNKTGWGTISFLEGVQRSSNVAMAILAKEKLGPDRFMQYMNKFGLNEKTGIDLPNEANGKFNYKYDIEKVTTAFGQGSTVTPIQQVQAATAIANGGKMMKPYIIDKIVDVDHDKVVKQNKPEVAGTPISEKTSKEVLDILETVVSSEKGTGRPYQIEGYEVAGKTGTAQIAGSDGKYLTGRDNYIFSFLGMAPKEDPELLVYIAVQQPELKDTETGSMPVSSIFNTVMKNSLQYLKIQPSEEALEQPKKTETEIGAEVPSFIGEDSASAEKLLKSNNVQPLILGSGNEIVAQYPEAGTNMIVNERVFLQTDGKVTMPDIKGWSSRDVMKLANFLDLDLKIKGNGYVVSQNLSENETVKENDQLIVKLESPKQPSSGENEQAEDAEAEDETE, from the coding sequence ATGACACAGCCAAAAAATATCAATATGAACAGAGGAGCAGCAATATTAACTTTAATATTTGCATTGCTCTTTTTTGTCTTAATCATCAGATTCCTGTATTTACAGACAACAGGTGAAGTTAACGGGGAAATCCTTGCGGCCCGCGCTCAAGAGCAATATGAACGTAAGCGCGGCATTGAGGCGAATCGAGGCTCTATTTTGGACAGAAGAGGAGAAGTGATTGCCCAAGATACGTCAACGTATACTTTGGTTGCGGTTCTTGATGACAGCATGACGACAAGCCCCAAAAAACCAAAGCATGTAATTGAACCGGAAGAAACAGCTGAAAAACTTGCTCCATTGCTTGATATGGAAGAGAGTGAAGTCAGCGACATATTATCGAAGGATGCTTTTCAGGTGGAATTTGGTTCTGCCGGAAGAAACATTAGCCATTCATTAAAAGTGAAGATTGAGAAAATGAATCTTCCGGGTATCGGATTTATCAGAGACACCCACCGGTATTACCCAAATGGCACATTCGCCTCACATATAATCGGGTATGCCCAAAGAGACGAAGAATCGAATAAAACGGTAGGCATGTTTGGAATTGAGAAAAGTCTTGATAAATATCTTCAAGAAAAAGATGGCTACAAAGTATATGAGGGAGATAAACAAGGGTTTAAGCTCCCGAATGGAGAAGAAAAAATAGTAGCACCTGATAACGGTGATAAAGTATATCTGACGCTTGACCAAAAGGTTCAAACATTCCTTGAAGATGCAATGAATGAAGCGGCAGAAGAATATGAACCTGAGAAGATTATCGGAATTGTGGCAGATCCTAAGACAGGGAAGATTCTTGCAATGGGACAGCGCCCAAGCTTTGATCCGAATGTCCGCGATATCAACAATTATTACAATGATGCCGTTGCCTATCCATTTGAGCCAGGCTCGACGATGAAAATTTTCACGCTTGCAGCTGCCATTGAAGAAGGCGTATTTAACCGCAATGAGTTGTATCAGTCAGGTGCATATAATGTGGAAGGCGGAAGAATTCGCGATCATAATAAAACAGGCTGGGGAACGATTTCCTTCTTAGAAGGTGTGCAGCGTTCATCAAATGTAGCGATGGCCATCCTTGCGAAGGAAAAGCTTGGCCCAGATCGATTCATGCAGTATATGAACAAGTTCGGATTAAATGAAAAGACCGGAATTGATCTGCCAAACGAAGCGAATGGAAAGTTTAATTATAAGTATGATATTGAAAAAGTTACGACTGCATTTGGCCAAGGTTCAACTGTGACGCCGATTCAGCAGGTTCAGGCAGCCACTGCAATCGCAAACGGCGGAAAAATGATGAAGCCTTATATTATCGATAAAATTGTTGATGTTGATCATGACAAAGTGGTGAAACAAAATAAGCCTGAAGTTGCAGGCACACCTATTTCTGAAAAAACGTCAAAAGAAGTGCTGGACATTTTAGAAACAGTTGTCAGTTCGGAAAAAGGCACCGGCAGACCATATCAGATTGAAGGGTATGAAGTTGCCGGAAAGACAGGAACGGCACAAATAGCAGGAAGTGACGGGAAATATTTAACCGGCCGGGATAACTACATTTTTTCATTCTTAGGAATGGCGCCGAAAGAAGATCCAGAACTGCTTGTTTATATAGCTGTCCAGCAGCCTGAGCTGAAAGACACAGAAACAGGCTCCATGCCTGTATCATCCATTTTTAATACCGTAATGAAAAACAGCTTGCAGTATTTGAAAATCCAGCCTTCTGAGGAAGCTCTGGAACAGCCTAAGAAAACAGAAACTGAAATTGGCGCAGAAGTGCCGTCCTTTATCGGTGAAGATTCAGCATCAGCAGAAAAACTGCTGAAATCAAATAATGTTCAGCCGCTTATTCTTGGATCTGGAAATGAAATTGTTGCTCAATATCCAGAAGCAGGCACAAACATGATTGTCAATGAACGTGTGTTTTTGCAGACAGATGGCAAAGTCACGATGCCAGACATTAAAGGCTGGTCATCCCGGGATGTCATGAAGCTCGCTAATTTCCTTGACCTTGACCTTAAGATAAAAGGAAACGGCTATGTTGTTTCTCAAAATTTATCGGAAAATGAGACTGTAAAAGAGAATGATCAATTAATTGTAAAGCTTGAAAGTCCCAAACAGCCAAGCAGCGGAGAAAATGAACAGGCTGAAGATGCAGAAGCAGAAGATGAAACTGAGTAG
- the mraZ gene encoding division/cell wall cluster transcriptional repressor MraZ, with product MFMGEYHHTIDAKGRMIVPAKFREELGETFVITRGLDQCLFGYPMSEWKLIEDKLKALPLTKKDARAFTRFFFSGAVECELDKQGRINLAAPLLQYAKLEKECVVIGVSNRIELWDKAIWDTYVTEQEDSFAEIAENMIGFDI from the coding sequence ATGTTCATGGGTGAATATCATCATACGATTGATGCAAAAGGCCGCATGATCGTTCCTGCCAAGTTCCGGGAAGAGCTCGGAGAAACTTTCGTCATCACAAGAGGACTTGATCAATGTTTGTTCGGTTATCCAATGAGCGAGTGGAAATTGATCGAAGATAAGCTTAAAGCTCTCCCGTTAACAAAAAAAGACGCACGTGCATTCACTCGGTTTTTCTTTTCTGGGGCTGTTGAATGCGAGCTCGACAAGCAAGGCCGCATTAATTTAGCTGCACCGCTTTTGCAATATGCAAAGCTTGAAAAAGAATGTGTTGTTATTGGAGTATCAAATCGGATCGAGTTATGGGATAAAGCAATTTGGGATACATATGTGACTGAACAAGAAGATTCATTTGCCGAAATTGCTGAAAATATGATTGGTTTTGATATATAA
- a CDS encoding DUF3397 family protein, with protein sequence MIVIDFIVSIFAFAVSLPLLSFFLLFLLLLVMTNSKKRALLLAADIAVVLLIFSIYFKLLILSQTAFYSGLFFVCLFIVFTGLLILIRSQSSITLSIAFKKCWRFSFLLLLPISTFLTIYGIISGILEYL encoded by the coding sequence ATGATTGTGATCGATTTTATTGTCAGCATTTTTGCTTTTGCAGTTTCACTTCCGCTGTTAAGTTTTTTTCTTCTTTTTCTGTTATTGCTTGTAATGACAAACAGCAAAAAAAGAGCCTTGCTGCTTGCAGCAGACATTGCTGTGGTTTTATTAATATTCTCAATTTATTTCAAACTGCTAATATTATCGCAAACTGCTTTTTACAGCGGGTTATTTTTCGTCTGCCTCTTCATCGTGTTTACAGGTCTGCTTATCCTGATCCGATCGCAATCGTCCATTACATTATCAATTGCATTTAAAAAATGCTGGCGGTTCTCTTTTTTGCTTTTGCTGCCGATCTCGACGTTTCTTACTATATATGGAATCATTTCCGGAATCCTTGAATATCTGTAA